Proteins encoded within one genomic window of Streptomyces profundus:
- the uca gene encoding urea carboxylase translates to MTRPPAFETLLVANRGEIACRIIRSARMLGLRTVAVFSDVDRGAPHVHLADEAVRLGPAPASESYLRRDALLEAAARTGAGAVHPGYGFLSEDAAFAEAVTAAGLVFVGPTPEQLRIFGTKHTARAAARAAGVPVFPGTELLPDAAAAVAAADEIGYPVILKATGGGGGIGMRVCHDAQELNERYAAVSRLAATSFSTAGVFAERYVERARHVEVQIFGDGTGRVVSLGDRDCSLQRRHQKVVEEAPAPDLPEALRARLHASARALAASVAYRGAGTVEFVYDPRREEASFLEVNARLQVEHPVTEEVTGVDLVAWMLRLARGERGVLDPHLPEGATSGAVPVTGHAVEARVYAEDPARGFAPSAGLLTEVVLPAGPPVRVDGWVESGTEVSTCYDPLLAKVITTGPTRDAALDRLGKALRATTMHGIEVNLGLLAALTEHPEVRAATHHTATLDTVADPTPRITVTRPGLLSTVQDAPGRIGLWQVGVPPSGPMDELSFRLGNAALGNPEGAPGLECTAQGPALSFSHATTVCVTGAPCPVTVDGAEMPLWEPFTVPAGGALDIGAAPGPGLRTYLLFAGGLDVPLYLGSASTFTLGGFGGHGGRALRVGDVLRTGTAAGAPVGQVPADRRPALTDAWELAVTEGPHGAPEFFTHEDIGTLYRSAYTVHFNSARTGVRLDGPQPAWARADGGEAGLHPSNIHDTAYAVGALDFTGDTPILLGPDGPSLGGFVCPVTVIGAERWKLGQLRPGDTVRFVPVRADTAPSRGDLSPARGAARRAVPPDGGDGDDGVLARRPGGDGAPAVTYRRGGDDHLLVEYGEMVLDLALRARVHALHTRLDQLRERGELAGIVDLTPGIRSLQVHTDPDVLPLGKLLGALVEIEGALPATSRLVVPSRRVRLPLSWDDPATREAVERYMTGVRDDAPWCPWNIEFIRRVNGLASVDDVLETVFGAEYLVLGLGDVYLGAPVATPLDPRHRLVTTKYNPARTWTAENSVGIGGAYLCVYGMEGPGGYQFVGRTTQVWSRFRRTPPFAPDRPWLLRFFDRISWYPVSADELLELRADMAAGRARPEIEDGTFSLAAHEQFLAENATSIAAFRARQTAAFARERAQWEAAGEFDRASRAESAAAPPPATELVLPEGGARVDAPFVSNVWRVDVARGEHVKAGQPLLALEAMKMETLVTAPSAGVVHEVVVGAGAQVAAGDPLVVIAPDGEPAGAGR, encoded by the coding sequence ATGACCCGACCACCCGCGTTCGAGACCCTGTTGGTCGCCAACCGGGGCGAGATCGCCTGCCGGATCATCCGCTCGGCCAGGATGCTGGGACTGCGCACGGTCGCGGTGTTCTCGGACGTCGACCGGGGCGCCCCCCATGTCCACCTCGCCGACGAGGCCGTCCGGTTGGGCCCGGCCCCGGCGAGCGAGAGCTATCTGCGGCGGGACGCCCTGCTGGAGGCCGCGGCCCGCACCGGTGCCGGCGCGGTGCACCCGGGCTACGGGTTCCTCTCCGAGGACGCCGCGTTCGCCGAGGCGGTCACAGCCGCCGGGCTGGTCTTCGTCGGCCCCACGCCCGAGCAGCTGCGGATCTTCGGCACCAAACACACCGCGCGCGCCGCGGCCAGGGCCGCCGGGGTGCCCGTCTTTCCCGGCACCGAGCTGCTGCCCGACGCGGCGGCGGCCGTCGCCGCGGCCGACGAGATCGGCTATCCGGTGATCCTCAAGGCCACCGGCGGCGGGGGCGGCATCGGGATGCGGGTCTGCCACGACGCCCAGGAACTCAACGAGCGCTATGCGGCGGTCAGTCGGCTGGCCGCGACCAGCTTCAGCACCGCCGGCGTCTTCGCCGAACGCTATGTGGAGCGCGCCCGCCATGTCGAGGTGCAGATCTTCGGCGACGGCACCGGGCGGGTGGTCTCGCTGGGCGACCGGGACTGCTCGCTCCAACGCCGCCACCAGAAGGTGGTGGAGGAGGCACCCGCCCCCGACCTCCCCGAAGCGCTGCGCGCACGGCTGCACGCCTCCGCCCGCGCCCTGGCCGCCTCGGTCGCCTACCGAGGGGCGGGCACCGTGGAGTTCGTCTACGACCCGCGCCGCGAAGAGGCGTCGTTCCTTGAGGTCAACGCCCGTCTCCAGGTGGAACATCCGGTCACCGAGGAGGTCACCGGCGTCGATCTGGTGGCCTGGATGCTGCGGCTGGCGCGCGGCGAGCGCGGGGTGCTCGACCCCCATCTCCCCGAGGGCGCCACCAGCGGCGCGGTCCCGGTCACGGGGCACGCGGTGGAGGCCCGCGTCTACGCGGAGGACCCGGCGCGCGGGTTCGCGCCGAGCGCGGGGCTGCTGACCGAGGTCGTCCTGCCCGCCGGGCCACCCGTCCGGGTGGACGGCTGGGTCGAGTCCGGCACCGAGGTGTCGACCTGCTACGACCCGCTGTTGGCCAAGGTGATCACCACAGGACCGACCAGGGACGCGGCGCTCGATCGGCTCGGGAAGGCACTGCGCGCCACCACCATGCACGGCATCGAGGTGAATCTGGGCCTGTTGGCCGCGCTGACCGAACATCCCGAGGTACGGGCGGCGACCCACCACACGGCCACCCTGGACACCGTCGCCGATCCCACGCCCCGGATCACCGTGACCAGGCCGGGACTGTTGAGCACCGTGCAGGACGCGCCCGGCCGGATCGGCCTGTGGCAGGTGGGGGTTCCGCCGAGCGGCCCGATGGACGAACTGTCCTTCCGGCTGGGCAACGCGGCCCTGGGCAACCCGGAAGGAGCCCCTGGCCTGGAGTGCACAGCACAGGGGCCCGCGCTGAGCTTCAGCCATGCCACGACCGTCTGTGTGACCGGCGCACCGTGCCCGGTGACCGTGGACGGTGCCGAGATGCCGCTCTGGGAGCCGTTCACCGTGCCGGCCGGCGGCGCACTGGACATCGGCGCCGCGCCCGGTCCTGGGCTGCGCACCTATCTGCTGTTCGCCGGCGGCCTCGACGTTCCGCTCTATCTGGGCAGCGCATCGACGTTCACCCTCGGGGGCTTCGGCGGCCACGGCGGGCGGGCGCTGCGCGTCGGCGATGTGCTGCGCACCGGGACGGCGGCCGGCGCGCCGGTCGGCCAGGTGCCGGCCGACCGGCGCCCGGCGCTGACCGACGCCTGGGAGCTGGCGGTCACCGAGGGCCCGCACGGGGCACCGGAGTTCTTCACCCACGAGGACATCGGCACGCTCTACCGCAGTGCCTACACCGTGCACTTCAACTCGGCCAGAACCGGGGTGCGTCTTGACGGCCCCCAACCGGCCTGGGCCCGCGCCGACGGCGGCGAGGCCGGGCTCCACCCGTCCAACATCCACGACACCGCCTATGCCGTCGGCGCCCTGGACTTCACCGGGGACACGCCGATCCTGCTCGGCCCCGACGGGCCCAGCCTCGGCGGATTCGTCTGCCCGGTGACGGTGATCGGCGCCGAGCGCTGGAAGTTGGGGCAGCTGCGGCCGGGCGACACCGTGCGCTTCGTGCCGGTGCGCGCGGACACCGCGCCCTCGCGCGGCGACCTCTCCCCCGCGCGCGGCGCCGCCCGCCGCGCCGTCCCGCCCGACGGCGGGGACGGGGACGACGGGGTGCTGGCCCGCCGGCCCGGCGGCGACGGCGCGCCGGCGGTCACCTACCGGCGTGGCGGCGACGACCATCTCCTGGTCGAGTACGGCGAGATGGTGCTCGACCTGGCGCTGCGCGCCCGCGTGCACGCCCTGCACACCCGGCTCGACCAGCTGCGGGAGCGCGGCGAGCTGGCGGGCATCGTCGATCTGACCCCCGGCATCCGCTCCCTCCAGGTGCACACCGACCCCGATGTGCTGCCGCTCGGGAAGCTGCTCGGCGCGCTCGTCGAGATCGAGGGCGCGCTGCCCGCGACCTCGCGCCTGGTGGTGCCGAGCCGCCGCGTCCGACTGCCGCTGAGCTGGGACGATCCGGCGACCAGGGAAGCCGTCGAACGCTATATGACGGGCGTCCGCGACGACGCGCCCTGGTGCCCGTGGAACATCGAGTTCATCCGACGGGTCAACGGGCTGGCGAGCGTGGACGACGTGCTGGAGACCGTCTTTGGCGCGGAGTACCTCGTACTGGGCCTGGGCGACGTGTATCTGGGCGCGCCGGTGGCCACCCCACTGGACCCGCGTCACCGGCTGGTCACCACCAAGTACAACCCGGCCCGCACCTGGACGGCGGAGAACTCGGTCGGCATCGGCGGGGCCTATCTCTGTGTCTACGGCATGGAGGGGCCCGGCGGATACCAGTTCGTCGGCCGCACCACCCAGGTGTGGAGCCGCTTCCGCCGCACCCCGCCGTTCGCCCCCGACCGCCCCTGGCTGCTGCGGTTCTTCGACCGCATCTCCTGGTACCCGGTCAGCGCCGACGAACTCCTGGAACTGCGCGCCGACATGGCGGCCGGCCGCGCCCGGCCGGAGATCGAGGACGGCACCTTCTCGCTCGCCGCCCATGAACAGTTCCTGGCCGAGAACGCCACGTCCATCGCCGCCTTCCGGGCTCGCCAGACGGCCGCCTTCGCCCGGGAGCGCGCCCAGTGGGAGGCGGCGGGCGAGTTCGACCGCGCCAGCCGTGCCGAGTCGGCCGCCGCTCCCCCACCGGCCACCGAGCTGGTCCTTCCCGAGGGCGGCGCGCGGGTGGACGCCCCGTTCGTCTCCAACGTCTGGCGGGTCGACGTGGCCAGGGGCGAACACGTTAAGGCCGGCCAGCCGTTGCTCGCGCTTGAGGCCATGAAGATGGAGACCCTGGTCACCGCGCCCAGCGCCGGCGTGGTCCACGAGGTGGTGGTCGGCGCCGGCGCCCAGGTCGCGGCGGGGGACCCGCTGGTGGTCATCGCCCCCGATGGGGAACCGGCCGGAGCGGGACGATGA
- a CDS encoding urea amidolyase associated protein UAAP2 has translation MTASMEQLPSTAPALVPGEVLLDQLVAARAPWSAVVAAGDVLTIVDLAGNQAVDCLLYAARDTAVRYSAPETVRRQGGILLTTGSVLRADTGEALMTVVDDEVGAHDTLGGACSKESNSLRYGHHTEHQHSCKENFLREGARHGLTARDLAPNINWFMNVPVDPDGALGIVDGLSAPGKRVAVRADVDTLVLVSNCPQINNPCNAFDPTPVRMVVTRPEPGATA, from the coding sequence ATGACCGCGAGCATGGAGCAACTCCCTTCCACCGCACCGGCGTTGGTGCCGGGAGAGGTGCTGCTCGACCAGCTGGTGGCCGCCCGCGCGCCCTGGTCGGCGGTGGTGGCAGCCGGGGATGTGCTGACCATCGTGGATCTGGCGGGGAACCAGGCCGTGGACTGCCTGCTCTATGCCGCGCGGGACACCGCCGTGCGCTACTCGGCGCCGGAGACCGTGCGTCGCCAGGGCGGAATCCTCCTCACCACCGGATCGGTGCTGCGCGCCGACACCGGCGAGGCCCTGATGACCGTGGTGGACGACGAGGTGGGCGCGCACGACACCCTGGGCGGCGCCTGCTCCAAGGAGTCCAACTCCCTTCGCTACGGGCATCACACCGAACATCAACACAGCTGCAAAGAAAACTTTCTCCGCGAAGGGGCACGTCATGGGCTGACCGCCCGGGATCTGGCGCCCAATATCAACTGGTTCATGAACGTCCCGGTCGATCCGGACGGCGCACTGGGCATCGTGGACGGCCTCTCGGCCCCGGGCAAACGGGTCGCCGTGCGTGCCGATGTCGACACCCTGGTCCTGGTCTCCAACTGCCCGCAGATCAACAACCCCTGCAACGCCTTCGACCCGACGCCGGTGCGGATGGTCGTCACCCGGCCTGAGCCGGGGGCCACCGCATGA
- a CDS encoding urea amidolyase associated protein UAAP1, giving the protein MTSTPGGAAAGTATTAGARAHARDQHGRVAPHMRHVPPERAPRIPGQEGPLPGPLTWAETVAPGGYTTAALARGTRLGLTDPAGDACAHLLLHRAGATQERLSVADTVKVPWQAYPTTGHPLLSGFGRVLATVVADTAEGHHDALTGTSTAAGNNARYGASAPFSTTPAGRELLLMGALKHDLTVRDLPPSVSFFQGVRVDAAGRLGFLGSAGPGRSVELLTHLDTLVLIANTAHPLDPRAEFSCSPLEIRAWRAEADLAALAAGELLGELGPEHLAAIANTDSDLLARGVR; this is encoded by the coding sequence GTGACATCGACGCCAGGCGGAGCCGCTGCCGGCACCGCCACCACCGCCGGGGCCAGAGCCCACGCGCGGGACCAGCACGGACGGGTCGCCCCCCATATGCGCCATGTGCCCCCGGAGCGCGCACCCCGGATCCCGGGCCAGGAAGGGCCGCTGCCCGGGCCCCTCACCTGGGCGGAGACCGTGGCCCCCGGCGGGTACACCACCGCCGCGCTGGCCAGGGGCACCCGGCTGGGGCTGACCGACCCGGCCGGCGACGCCTGTGCGCACCTGCTCCTGCACCGGGCCGGCGCCACCCAGGAGCGGCTCAGCGTCGCTGACACGGTCAAGGTGCCCTGGCAGGCGTATCCCACCACCGGGCATCCGCTGCTGAGCGGATTCGGCCGGGTGCTGGCCACGGTGGTCGCCGACACCGCCGAAGGGCACCATGACGCGCTCACCGGCACCAGCACCGCGGCCGGCAACAACGCGCGCTACGGCGCGTCCGCACCGTTCTCCACCACGCCGGCCGGCCGGGAGCTGCTCCTGATGGGCGCGCTCAAGCACGATCTGACGGTCCGTGACCTGCCGCCGTCCGTCTCCTTCTTCCAGGGGGTGCGGGTGGACGCGGCCGGCCGCCTCGGCTTTCTGGGGTCGGCGGGCCCCGGCCGCTCCGTCGAGCTGCTGACCCATCTGGACACCCTGGTCCTGATCGCCAACACCGCGCATCCACTGGACCCGAGGGCTGAGTTCAGCTGCTCCCCCCTGGAGATCAGGGCCTGGCGCGCCGAGGCGGACCTCGCGGCGCTGGCCGCCGGGGAGCTGCTGGGCGAGCTGGGCCCCGAGCATCTGGCGGCCATCGCCAACACCGATTCCGATCTGCTGGCGAGGGGTGTGCGATGA
- the scoE gene encoding (3R)-3-[(carboxymethyl)amino]fatty acid oxygenase/decarboxylase has product MITVPQENAKLGIAVEDFDPLQVSPEQLTELKQLVYQHRIVVLRNQTLSSAEFVAFGRRLGEVETYYQPMYHHAEHKEIFVSSNVKKDGEQVGVPQTGKFWHHDYSFMPRPFGLTLIYPQVVPQKNRGTFFIDMAKAHADLTDELKAEAADTRVLNSVRRYFKIRPTDVYRPITDIMAEVERETPAVAHPTVFNHPVTGETLLYLSEAVSYQIETADGRPARAGLLEDLLEACGQADTTFEHENIHLQTFDKGDLLVWDNRALVHRALHTPNPEPTVSHRVTVHDEHPFYPGIGAE; this is encoded by the coding sequence ATGATTACCGTTCCGCAGGAGAACGCCAAGCTGGGCATCGCCGTCGAGGACTTCGACCCGCTCCAGGTGTCTCCCGAGCAACTGACCGAACTGAAGCAACTCGTCTACCAGCACCGGATCGTGGTTCTGCGGAACCAGACGCTCTCCTCGGCCGAGTTCGTCGCCTTCGGCCGGCGCCTGGGCGAGGTGGAGACCTACTACCAGCCGATGTACCACCACGCCGAGCACAAGGAGATCTTCGTCTCCTCCAATGTGAAGAAGGACGGCGAACAGGTCGGAGTGCCGCAGACCGGGAAGTTCTGGCACCACGACTACTCGTTCATGCCCCGGCCGTTCGGGCTCACCCTGATCTACCCCCAGGTCGTGCCCCAGAAGAACCGGGGCACGTTCTTCATCGACATGGCGAAGGCCCACGCGGACCTCACCGACGAGTTGAAGGCCGAGGCGGCCGACACCCGCGTCCTCAACAGCGTGCGGCGCTACTTCAAGATCCGCCCGACCGATGTCTACCGCCCCATCACCGACATCATGGCCGAGGTCGAGCGGGAGACGCCGGCCGTCGCCCACCCCACCGTCTTCAACCACCCGGTCACCGGCGAGACCCTCCTCTATCTGAGCGAGGCCGTCAGCTACCAGATCGAGACCGCCGACGGCCGGCCCGCGCGCGCCGGGCTGCTGGAGGATCTGCTGGAGGCATGCGGCCAGGCGGACACCACCTTCGAGCACGAGAACATCCACCTCCAGACCTTCGACAAGGGCGATCTGCTGGTGTGGGACAACCGGGCGCTCGTCCACCGGGCCCTGCACACCCCGAACCCCGAGCCGACCGTCTCCCACCGCGTCACCGTGCACGACGAGCACCCGTTCTACCCGGGAATCGGCGCCGAATGA
- a CDS encoding FcoT family thioesterase, whose translation MEFGHDKVLLDRVLKVYKPHCRYLLTTSVRADGDPGEPDGLIRLRGDFRISESCYIDDTGHFNAVEFNICFNQMIYFIMAKSLQERVLGVFSSWDMDTFWRRQLPDMFIVDFSSSFRRPMRGREFWGELDIVRATRRDGGNGPLVFLDTLCRFGEAAAPACRGKVRLALREPDPGST comes from the coding sequence ATGGAGTTCGGGCACGACAAGGTGCTGCTGGACCGCGTGCTGAAGGTGTACAAGCCGCACTGCCGCTATCTCCTGACGACCTCGGTGCGGGCGGACGGGGACCCGGGGGAGCCCGACGGGCTCATCCGGCTGCGCGGGGACTTCCGTATCTCCGAGTCCTGCTATATCGACGACACCGGCCATTTCAACGCGGTCGAGTTCAATATCTGTTTCAACCAGATGATCTACTTCATCATGGCCAAGTCGCTCCAGGAGCGGGTCCTGGGAGTCTTCTCCTCCTGGGACATGGACACCTTCTGGCGCCGTCAGTTGCCCGACATGTTCATCGTGGACTTCTCCAGCTCGTTCCGACGCCCCATGCGCGGGCGGGAATTCTGGGGGGAGTTGGACATCGTCCGCGCCACCCGGCGCGACGGTGGTAACGGCCCGCTGGTCTTCCTCGACACCCTCTGCCGGTTCGGCGAGGCGGCGGCGCCCGCGTGCCGGGGCAAGGTCCGGCTGGCGCTGCGCGAGCCGGATCCGGGGAGCACATGA
- a CDS encoding long-chain-fatty-acid--CoA ligase, with protein MTRTTRAQTTPRSPTIPATAAHHARTRPDDTAIECGGRVVTFREFHQRGEHTARALLAAGISAGDRLAYLGQDSEHAYDLLLACARVGAVLVPVDPRLAPKEIGHVLADSGAALVFAGPEHLADLAGIGPAEADRPTVVALDDAGDGTPTIDAWRATGAAGHDAPLPAEPGPDGELIQLYTSGTTGAPKGVVLSQGSFWAIGDLLARHELDWLDWRPEDRSLNLLPGHHVGGPWWFLQGFRAGATNIIAQGFEVERVLALIRDGGVTTTLVVPSMLRFLLAEPDADAEAFAGLRKVVYGGSPMPEALLVECLKVMGCEFAQIYGLTETCASAVCLPPADHVPGNPRLRAAGRPYPGVAVETVDGDGRPLPPGEAGEVRIDTPAVMAGYWNQPDQTAAVLRDGWLHTGDAGYLDEDGYVYLHDRIKDVILVAGENVYPAEVESALRTHPGVADAAVVGIPDEVRGEAVRACVVPRPGARPTVGELRIFLRDLLADYKAPTDYVFLDDLPRNAAGKTLRRQLREG; from the coding sequence ATGACCAGGACGACCCGCGCACAGACCACACCGCGTTCTCCCACCATCCCCGCCACCGCGGCCCACCACGCTCGGACCCGGCCCGATGACACGGCCATCGAGTGCGGGGGCCGCGTCGTCACCTTTCGTGAATTCCACCAGCGGGGCGAGCACACCGCGCGCGCCCTGCTCGCCGCCGGGATCTCGGCCGGCGACCGGCTGGCCTATCTGGGGCAGGACAGCGAGCACGCCTACGACCTGCTGCTGGCCTGCGCCAGGGTCGGCGCCGTCCTGGTGCCCGTCGACCCCCGGCTGGCGCCCAAGGAGATCGGGCATGTGCTCGCCGACTCCGGCGCGGCGCTGGTCTTCGCCGGCCCCGAACACCTCGCCGACCTGGCCGGGATCGGCCCGGCCGAAGCGGACCGGCCCACCGTCGTCGCGCTGGACGACGCCGGCGACGGCACGCCCACCATCGACGCCTGGCGGGCCACGGGCGCGGCCGGGCACGACGCGCCGCTCCCGGCCGAGCCGGGCCCGGACGGCGAGCTGATCCAGCTCTACACCAGCGGAACGACCGGGGCCCCCAAGGGAGTCGTCCTCTCCCAGGGCTCGTTCTGGGCCATCGGCGACCTGCTGGCCCGGCACGAGTTGGACTGGCTCGACTGGCGCCCGGAGGACCGCAGCCTCAACCTGCTCCCCGGGCATCACGTGGGCGGCCCCTGGTGGTTCCTCCAGGGGTTCAGGGCCGGCGCGACCAACATCATCGCCCAGGGCTTCGAGGTCGAGCGGGTGCTCGCGCTGATCCGGGACGGCGGCGTCACCACCACCCTGGTGGTGCCCTCCATGCTCCGGTTCCTGCTCGCCGAACCCGACGCCGACGCCGAGGCGTTCGCCGGGCTGCGCAAGGTGGTCTACGGCGGCTCGCCGATGCCCGAGGCGCTGTTGGTCGAGTGCCTCAAGGTGATGGGGTGTGAGTTCGCCCAGATCTACGGACTGACCGAGACCTGCGCCTCCGCCGTCTGCCTGCCCCCGGCCGACCACGTACCGGGCAACCCCCGGCTGCGGGCGGCCGGTCGACCCTACCCGGGCGTCGCCGTCGAGACCGTGGACGGCGACGGCCGGCCGCTGCCGCCCGGCGAGGCCGGCGAGGTCAGGATCGACACCCCGGCGGTGATGGCCGGCTACTGGAACCAGCCGGACCAGACCGCCGCCGTGCTGCGGGACGGTTGGCTCCACACCGGGGACGCCGGCTACCTCGACGAGGACGGCTATGTCTATCTCCACGACCGGATCAAGGACGTGATCCTGGTCGCCGGGGAGAACGTCTACCCGGCCGAGGTGGAGTCGGCGCTGCGGACCCACCCCGGGGTGGCCGACGCCGCCGTCGTGGGGATACCGGACGAGGTGCGCGGCGAGGCCGTCCGCGCCTGTGTGGTGCCCCGCCCCGGCGCCCGGCCGACCGTCGGCGAGCTCCGGATCTTCCTCCGGGACCTGCTGGCCGACTACAAGGCGCCCACCGACTACGTGTTCCTGGACGACCTGCCGCGCAACGCGGCGGGGAAGACGTTGCGCCGCCAGCTGCGGGAAGGCTGA